The Natrinema sp. DC36 genome includes the window TCCTCGAGCGTCGCTCCGTCAGGCGTGACGAGCGCGTCGCCTGGCCGCCCTCGCTCGGGGACCGCGGCGGTCACGAGTTCCTCGGGCTGTTCGGTCGGCATGTCTTTCATCGAGTGGACCGCGCCGTCGAGATCCCCCTCGAGGACCCGTTCGTCGAGTTCGCGGACGAACGCGCCGGTCTTCCCGAGCCGGTGGATCAACTCGTCTCTGATCTGGTCGCCCGTCGTCTCCACGGTGACGAGTTCGACCTCATACCGGTGGTCTTCCAGGGCCTCTTTCACCAGCGAGGCCTGTCGCCGGGCGAGTGCGGACCCCCTCGTCGCCAGTCGCAGCGTCCCGTGCGTTCTCATAGGAGTCAGTCGGTGCCTCGAGTTGAAAAGCGCACGCTTGTCCGACGCGAGAGTGGCGTGAGCCGCCGACATCGAGGACTGCTGTCACGAACGGCGTTTCGAGGCGAGTCAGGCCGAATTCGGCGCGGAACCTTGATTGTGTGGTGATCTCTCACAATATTTTTGCGCCACACGTTCGGCATGCTGTTTATATTATTTCAGTCGGATAGATCCGACCGGATGACAAAGACCCTCTACGAGCGACTCGGCGGCGAAGACGCGATCGCGGCGGTCGTCGACGAGTTCTACGATCGCGTCATAGCGGACGAACAGGTCGCGAGCTACTTCGACGACGTCGACATGCAGAAACAGCGCGCTCATCAGGCCCAGTTCATCAGTTCGGTCACCGGCGGCCCGGTCGAGTACTCGGGCGGGGAGATGGAAACCGTCCACGCGGATATGGGTATCACCCCATCGGACTTTCAAGCGATCGCGACCCACCTCGACGACGCGCTCGCCGAGTTCGATGTCGGCGAGGACGACCGAGAGGCAGTGCTCGAGGAAATCGCGAGTTATCAGGACGCGATCGTCACGGCCGCGGACTGAGCCTGCCCGGCGGATCGATCCGTGGCGACGAGACGCGACGCTCTTTGTTTGCCTCGACTGAGAGATAACGGGTAAGCGACGGCTACGAGTTCCAATCATCTAACCGCTTCCACGAACACGTTCGCCCCCTTTTCCAGAACGTCGGAATTCACGGGCCGTTTGACGGGGCTTTCTCCGCAACCTGTCGCTGTCATGCAGATATCCAGAACGCAACTCGCTACGTTCCTCGCGACGATTTTCGTCGTGAATCTCGTCGTCATGGGCGGCGGAGCGTGGCTCTCATACGCGAACGAACCGGTGATTCCCGACACCATCGTCGGCCCGGACGGCGAAACGGTCGCGACGAGCGACGACGTCCAGTCCGGGAAGGCGGTCTTTCAGGAGAACGGCCTGATGAACCAGGGCTCGATTCTGGGCCACGGGAGTTACTACGACACCGACTACACTGCCGACGCGCTCGAGTCCAAGACCGAGTACATGCGCGAGTACTACGCGCAGGAGCGCCACGACGAGAACTACACGGCGCTGAACGCGTCGGTCCAGGCCGGAATCGATCGGGAGGTCCGCGGCGAGCTCCAGTCGAGCCAGTACGAGCCCGACCGGGTCGAGTACTCCGACGCGGAAGTCTACGCCCACCAGCAGGTTCGTGAGGACTACGTCGAGCGCTACTACGAGGGCGACCGCGAGCGCGGCGTACCCGAGGGACAGGTGCCAAGCGCCGAGGAGGCCGAGGAGTTCGCCGACTTCGCGCTGTGGACCGCTTGGATCTCCCACACCGACCGCCCCGACTCCGAGGCGTCGTTCACCAACGACTGGCCGTACTCGCCCGCCGCGGGCAACGATGCCGGCGGGCCGGTGATGACCTGGAGCGTCATCGCGATGGTCCTGCTGGTCGGCGGTGCGGGGGCCGCGATCTGGCTCTACCAGTCAGTCGAGATCCCCGAGCCCGACGCGGCCGGCGTCTCGATCCCGCATCCGAGCGAGATCGACCTGACCCCGAGCCAGCTGTTGAGCACTCGATTCATCCTGATCGGCGCGCTCCTCTTCGCCGCCCAGACGTTCCTCGGCGGCTTGCTCGCCCACTACTACGTCGAGCGCGACGGCTTCTTCGGCCTCCGCGAACTGATCGGGTTCGACATTCTCCAGTGGCTGCCCTGGTCGATCGCCCGGACCTGGCACATCGATCTCGGAATCCTCTGGATCGCCACGATGTGGCTCGGTGCGGGCCTGTTCCTCGCGCCGCTGTTGACCGGCCGCGAACCGCCGAAACAGGCGCTGTACGTCAAGGGACTGATCGGTGCGTTGCTGGTCGTCGCCGTCGGCGGGCTGGCCGGCATCTGGCTCGGCACCAACAACGTCTTCGACGGCCAGCTCTGGTGGTTGCTGGGCAACGAGGGACTCGAGTACCTCGAGATCGGTCGCGTCTGGCAGTTCGGCCTGCTGGCCGGCTTCCTCGGCTGGACCGCGCTCGTCGCCCGCGGGTTCAAGCCGCTGCTGGACCGCGAGCCCCGCTACGGGCTGGCACACATGATCGTCTACGCGGGCGGCTCGATCGGCCTGCTGTTCGTCGCTGGCTTCCTCTACACGCCCCAGACCAACATCGTCACCACCGAGTTCTGGCGCTGGTGGGTCGTCCACATGTGGGTCGAGGGCGTCTTCGAGTTCTTCATCGTCGTCGTCATCGCCCTGACGCTGGTCTCGATGAATCTCCTCACCAAGAAGTCCGCAGAGAAGGCCGTCATCTTCCAGGCCGCGCTCGTCATGGGCAGCGGAATCATCGGCGTCTCGCATCACTACTGGTGGGTCGGCCTCCCCGAAGCCTGGCTCCCCATCGGGAGCGTCTTCTCCACGCTCGAGTTCATTCCCCTCCTCTTCATCCTCTACGAGGCGCTCGGCCAGTATCGCGCGATGGACACCGCGGGGACGGACTTCCCCTACCGGATGGCCTTCTACTTCATCGTCGCCTCGAGCGTCTGGAACTTCTTCGGGGCCGGCGTGATCGGCTTCTTCATCAACCTCCCGCTGATCAGCTACTACCAGACCGGGACCTACCTCACCGTCGCCCACGCCCACGGCGCAATGTTCGGTGCCTTCGGCCTGCTCGCGATGGGGATGGCCGTCTACATCCTCCGGCTGACCACCCGCGACGCACACTGGTCCGACCGCCGGCTGCGCTGGTCGTTCTGGCTGTGTAACCTCGGGCTGGCGCTGATGATATTCATGTCCTTGCTCCCCATCGGCTTCCTCCAGCTCGAGACCGCGTTCACGCAGGGGTACGCCGCCTCGCGCAGCCTCGAGTTCTACAACGGCGGGCTGATCCAGACCCTGTACTGGCTGCGCATGCCCGGCGATACGCTACTGATCGCCGGCGCTGTTCTCTTCGCCTGGGACGTCGGCGCGAAGCTGCTCTTCCAGCGGAAGGCGACCGCGACGGAGACGAGCGATCACGTCATCGCCGACCGGCTCATCGCGGATCGCGAGTCCCTCGAGTCTGTCAGTGACGACGATTGATGCGGTCTGTTGTACCGATGTCCCGGAGCAACTGCAGGACGGTTCGCGGTTGCTCCGGAACTGACGTACAACAGTCCGTATGCGGCTCGAATCGATTTTCTTTTCAGGTCACGAACGGCCGTTACCGGTCCGTTAGCGGGGAAATGGCCGGAACTACTAACCGAGCCGATGGGTACTAACGGGGTATGCAATGGGCCGAGAACGCCAGAACGATCGCCGCGGATCGACTGCCGGCGTCTTTGACGGGATTCGGGACGGGACTGGCGTTCGTGTTACTCACCGAAATCGTTCTCCGAATGACGTTCGTCTCGGCCGCAGTTACTGAGGGTGGGTTTCTGGTCGGGGTCGGAACGACGATTCCCCTTCTCGTGGGAATCACGTACGCGGGCCGCTGGCTCCGTTCGTCCTCGCTCTCGCCGGCGCGATACCCGCGTATCGCATGGTGGTTTCTCGGCGGTCTCGCCGTGTTTCTGACCGTCAACGTCGCGCTCATGGCCGTTATTCCGACCGACTCGTGGGCCATGGTCGGGGCGTGGGCTCGGTGGGCCGTGGCGTTCGGTGCCGGAACCGGGTTGCTCATCGGCTGCATCGAAGGCCGCGCCGTCGAGCGCGCCCTGACCGCCGAACGGACGGCGCTCCGGACGGAACACCTCGAGGAGCAACGCGATTACCTCGATTACCTCAACGGAATCCTCCGCCACGAGGTGTTGAACACCGCAACGGTCATCAACGGCTACGCGTCGCGGGTCCTCGAGACGGAGTCCTCGCTGGACGATCACAGCCGTCGCTGGCTCGAGATCGTCATTGACGAGTCCGAGGACATGTCGACGGTGATCGACGACGTCCGCGTACTGCTCCAGACGACTGAAGGGAGCTACCGACCCGAGCGCGTCGACGCCGCTCGAGTACTGGCCGACGAAGTCCGAAAACTGGAGAACGAGTGGGCCCCCATCGACGTGGAGACCTCGATCCCGGACCACGTTTTCGTCCGCGCGGACGACTTACTCGCCCGTATCTTCGCCAATCTCCTCTCGAACGCGATCGAGCACAACGATGCTGCGACGCCACGCGTCCAGGTGACCGTCGAATCGGGCCCCGAAACCGTCCGGTTCGAAATCGCGGACAACGGTCCCGGAATCCCCGAATCGAAGGTCGACTCCCTCTTCGACCGCGTCGAGAGCTACGGGAGCACGCACGGACTCGGCCTCTATCTGGTCTCCCAGCTGGTCGCCCGCTACGACGGGAGCGTCGAACTCACCGAAACCGGGCCCGACGGGAGCCGTTTCACGGTCGAACTCCCAGCGGCCTCGAGCAGACGGGACGACGAACCGCTCGCGGACGCGACGACGGAAGCGCTCGTACTGGAGTGATGCCCTCTCCGCTTTCGTCGCCGTTCTGCGTCTGAGATACTGATTGAGCGGCTACAACGCGTTCTTGTACGCCTCGAGCGTGTCCTCGACGTCTTCTTCGGTGTGGCCGTAACTGACGAACTGGCACTCGAACTGGTTTTGCGAGAGGAAGACGTCCTGCTCCTTCATTTTCCCCCAGAAGATGCGTCGCCAGCGTTCAGTCTCGGCGTTTTTCACGTCGCCGGCGTTCTTCGGGGAGTAATCGTAGCGCGGACAGGTCGGGTCCTGCCGACAGCCGGCCGGGCACTGCTCCTCGAGCGAGTCCGGGCCCGGCCCCTCTCGCGTAAAGATCACCTTGAACATGCTGTCGGTGCCGGTGACGGTGTAGCTGGGTGCCTGATCGGCGACGATGTCGGTCAGCCCGCGGCGCAACCGATCCCCGAGCCCGTTGACGTGATCGTAGACATCGTTTTCCGCGGCGAATTTGAGGGTCTCGAGGCCCGCGGCCATCGTGACGGGGTGGCCCGAAAAGGTGCCCGCCTGAAAGACGTCGCCCGTCGGCGCGAAGTGCTCGATGATTTCGGCGCGACCGCCGATCGCGCCGACGGGGAAGCCGCCGCCGATGATCTTCCCGAAGGTGGTCAGATCGGGCGTGACGCCGAACTCGCTTTGCGCGCAGCCGAGGCCGCCGACCCGGAAGCCGGTGATGACTTCATCGAAGATCAGCAGCGAGCCGTGGTCGTCGGTGAGTTCCCGCAGGAATTGGTGGTACCCCTCTTCGGGGTAGACGATGCCGTAGTTGCCCAGAATCGGTTCGGTGAGGACGGCCGCGATGTCGTCGCCGTGTTCCTCGAACACCTCGCGCATCGCGTCCTCGTCGTTGAACGGCACCGGCAAGGTGTGCTCGGCGAACGACTGCGGAATCCCGGCCGAGGAGGGCCGGGAGTTCTCCGCGTCGCCCTCGACCAGCGTCGACTCCTGTGCGCCGTGGTAGCCCCCCTGCATGACGACGATCTTGTTCCGGCCGGTGTACCCCCGCGCGAGGCGCACGGCGGAGGTAGTCGCCTCTGTCCCCGAGTTGACGAACCGAATTTTCTCGACGCTCGGGACGTGCCGGACGACGAACTCCGCGAGGTCGACCTCGACCTCGGTCGGGGTACCGTACATCGGTCCCTCGCTGGCCTTGCGCTGGATACCGGCTCGCACGGGCTCGGGAAGGTCGTGACCCAACAACAGCGGCCCGAGTCCCATGACCCAGTCGATGTAGCGGTTGCCGTCGGCGTCGATAACGTGGCCGCCCTCGCCCTTTCGAACGAAGAACGGATACGGCTCGATCGCCGCGCGGACCGCGGAGTTGACGCCCCCGGGCAGCACCGACAGCGCCCGATCGTACAGTTCGCGTGAGTTATCCTCGGTCATAGGCAGGGATTGGATTTCGGGCGGGAAAGTTGTACCGAGGTCGGTCGCCGAACCGCTGCGACCAGCCGTCGAACCGCTGGCCCGCAGCCGAACCACTGACCGGCCGCCACCGAACCAGCGGTCCCGCATCGAACGCGTTCGGCTCGAGCCGGGGGCTCGAGTCTCTTCGATAGCGTACGGGATTCCGTCGGCTATCGGGGGGAGCGGATCGCGAGAAAAGCGTCGAACGCCGCGCGAATTCAGTACGGCGGTGTCCGATCGAAACCACGGCGGACTACACTGTGTCGGCCGAGAGGCGGGTGAGGCCACAGCCGACGTGACGCCCGGTTCGGACGGGCCTCGAGTCGCCGAACGTCGTTTGCCAGACACCGTGGAACGCGGGTCGCGTGAGTCACCTCACGTCGGGGTCCGTCGGCGGGCGGACCGCGATCGGTCGACCGCGTGAGCCGAGCTTAGACGGCATCACGACCGGTTTTGCCGGTGCGGATCTGGGTCGCACCCTCGACGGGCATGACGAAGATCTTGCCGTCGCCGGGTTCGCCGGTTTCGGCGCCGTCACGGATGGCATCGACGACCTCCTGGGCCGGGATGTCCGCGACGACGCACTCGATCTTGACCTTCTGGTGGAGGTCGACCGTGTACTCCTCGCCGCGCCACTGCCCCTTCTTCGCGGGCTGTGAGCCGCGGCCGGAGACGTTGGTGACGGTCAGCGAGGGCGCGCCGGCTTCGGCGAGTGACTTCTTGATCTCGCCGAGGCGGTCGGGACGAACGATCGCGGTAATCATCTTGATCTCGCCGTCGTTCGGCTCGCCGCCGTCGGAACGGAGTTCCGACGAGGATCGCGATTCACCGAATCGCTCACCGCCGTCGGCGCGGATGATCTCGTCGCTGCCGCCGTCGGTCGCGACGTCGGGCTGTCCGAACTCGGGGTAGGTGTCGACGCCGTGTTCGGAGACGTCGAGGCCGTCGCGCTCGTGTTCGGGCGAGACGCGGGCCTGGCCGATGGCCTTGAACGCGCCGAAGACGATCGCGGTCGCGGCGACCGTCCAAACGGTGATGACGACGACGCCTGCGAGCTGTGCGATGAACGCGTTGACGACGCTATCGACCATGCCCGGAGCGGCCACGAACGGGAACAGCAGCGTTCCGAGGACGCCCGCGGATCCGTGGACGGGGAAGACCGCACAGACGTCGTCGATCTTCAGGCGCTGCTCGACGAAACTGAAGACGATCGGCAGCTGTGCGCCGGCGAGCAGTCCGACGACCAGGGCCCCCCACCATGCGGTGGTGTCCGGGATCGCAGTGATGCCGACGAGCCCGGCCAGCAGGCCGTTCGCAACGTAGAGCGTATCGACTTTGCCGGTTTTCAGGAGGGCGACTGCGCCGGAGCCGATGGCACCCATCGCCATCGCTAGCGTCGTCGTCAGCACAACGCGTCCGAGGACGGCTGCGTTGAAGACCATCTCACCGGCGTCGTTCTCGACGAAGATCGAGGCCGTCCCGACGTTGAACCCGTACCAGCCGAAGGCGAGCAAGAGCGTTCCCAGCACCGCGAACGTCATCGAGTGACCGGGAATGACGTTGACGCTCCCGTCGCTGTTGTACCGGTCCATGCGCGGACCGAGTACCCACGCCGCCGTGAGCCCGGCGATGCCGCCCATGCCGTGGACGATCATCCCGCCGGCGAAGTCCTGGAAGCCGGTTCCGACGTACTCGAGAATGTACCCACCGGACCACGTGATCCCGGTGACGACCGGGTAGATGACTGCCGCCAGTAGGACGGTGTACGCTACGTACGCGCGGAGTTTCGCGCGTCCGGCGACGGCGCCGGAGACGATCGTCGCCGCCGTCATTGCGAAGACGGCCCCGTAAAACCAGCCGCTGGCCCAGGAGCCGGGATCCTCACCGGCGATCCAGGTGAAGCCGCCCCCGCCGACGAAACTGCTTACACCGGCTCCGACGAGGAAGAACGCGACGACCCCGACCGACCAGGTCAGCAGGTTCTTCGTCAGCTGGTTGGCGACGTTCTTCGAGCGAACCTGACCGGCCTCCAGCATCGCGAAGCCCGCGTGCATGAAGAAGATCAGGAAACACACCACCAGGATCCACGTGTAGTTGAGCGCATCGACGAGGACGCCAACGTCGGCGACCTCTCCGGACTGCAAGAGCGTCGGCTCCATCAGGCAGCCACCCCCGTTCCCATTGGTTCGCTATCGATACGTTGTAGACGCATGTCCATGTATGGGTCGTTCGAGCGCATGGTTGTCTTCTGAATCACGTCTGATGCCGATGGACTAGCTGCATATAAGGATTAGCGTTGATGATTGTCCAATAATTCTCGAGTAATAGGGCCAACCGAACAAATCTAAAGGTGATATAATGTGTATAAGGCAATCCGATCTTGCGGATTTTTCGAGCTGTGGTTATATATTCTCTCTTTGTAAACCCAGAAAAACTCGAGGTGATTCGGATCACCGCCATAGCGACCCAGTATACCCCCTCGAACAGCGCAACGCGTCTCGCGCGCGGTAGATATTGCCAGTTGTCCGTCATCGTTGGGCAAGGTATGGACGTTCGTTCGAATGCCACCGACTGCTCGCGCGGAGTCGGTCGGTTCGACGGTGCGCTCACCGATTCACCCTCGGCCCGGCCAAGGGCGTCCGGCTATCGACCGCCGGGCAGTCGCTCGGCGACGTCCTCCGCGAAATAGGTCAGAATCAGATCCGCACCGGCACGTTTGATCGAGAGCAGCGACTCGAGCGCCGCATCCTCGAGATCCAGCCACCCCTTCTCGGCGGCGGCCTGTAGCATGGCGTACTCGCCGGAGACGTTGTAGGCGGCGACGGGGTGGTCGAACTCTCGCCGAATTGCCGAGACGATATCGAGGTAGGGCAAGGCGGGCTTGACCATCATCACGTCGGCGCCCTGCTCGGCGTCGAGTCGGACTTCCCGCATGGCCTCCCGCGAGTTCGCGGGATCCATCTGATAGTGACGGCGGTTCCCGAAGGAGGGGGCCCCGTCCGCAGCGTCCCGGAACGGGCCGTAGAAGGCGCTCTCGTATTTCGCCGCGTAGCTCATGATCGGGACGCGTTCGAACCCCGCTTCGTCCAGCGCCGATCGGACGACGCCGACCATCCCGTCCATCATCCCGCTCGGCGCGACCATATCCGCGCCCGCGCGAGCATGCGAAGTGACGATACGCTCGAGCGCCTCGAGCGTCGCGTCGTTGTCGACGGTCAGCGTCGGTTCGCACGCGGGCCCGTCCGCCTCGACGACGCTCCCCTCCGCTCGTAGCTCCTCCTCGAGCGGCCCGCAGTGGCCGTGATCCGTGTACTCGCAGAGACAGACGTCGGTGATGACGTAGGCGTCGGTCTCGCTCGTGATCCGCCGCAGCGCCTCCTGAATGACGCCGTCCCCAGCCCAGGCGCGGCTCCCTTCGGGATCCTTCGATTCCGGGATCCCGAACAGCATGACCGCCTCGACGCCGGTCTCGAGGACCTCCTCGACGCGGGCGACGATCTCCTCGATCGGGACCCGCTCGTGACCGGGCATCGACTCGATCGGGACCCGCTCGTCGGTCGTGGCGTCGACGAACACCGGCGCGATCAGATCGCTCGGTTCGAGGCTCGTCTCGCTGACGAGGCCGCGAACCCGGTCTTGCCGGAGCCGCCGGGGGCGATGTGTGAGGTCCATAGACGTGCATTCAACGCGAGTCGCAAAAGCCATGCGTTCCGGCCGGCAGTCGGACTCGAGGCGGCGGCTGCCGGTAGCAGTATCGTCATCCGTCAGGGTCGGTGACTGCTTGATACGATCGCATCCCGGCCGTCGGGAGCTGCGACCGAAGGGTGAACTCGAGTAATGCGCTGGCGATACGAGGAGACCGTCCTCGCGATGTGCACGCTCGCTTTCCTGGCGACGATGGCCGCCAGGCTGGTGATCAGCCCGGTCGTGCCACGGATCACCGCCGAGTTCGGCGTCTCGAACTCGGTGATCGGCCTCGCGCTGACGGGGATGTGGACGGCGTACTTTTGCTCGCAGTTTCCCAGCGGCGTCTTCGGTGACCGGTTCGGCGAGCGCCGCGTCATTCTGGTCGCCGTCGGTGGGACGGCCGTCGCGAGCGCGTTCCTCGCGATCGCACCCCTGTTCCCCGTCTTCGTGGTCGGCACCATCGTACTCGGAGCCGTCGCCGGCCTCCACTACAGCGTCGCGACCTCGCTGCTGACCCGGACCTACGACGAGATCGGAACCGCGATCGGCGTCCACAACAGCGGCGGCCCCATCGCGGGACTCGTCGCGCCGCCGATCGCCGCCTGGATCGCCGTCCGATACGGCTGGCGGGCCGCGATCGCGGTCGGTGCGGTGGTCGCCGTCCCCATCTTCGTCCTGTTCGCCCGGTCGGTCCGGCCGACCGCCCCCCAGCGGCCCGACCAGCCGATGGCCGAACGGTTCGAACTCGAGCCGGTCGTCGAACTGCTCTCTCGACCGGAGATCGCCTTCACGTGCGTGCTCGCGATCCTGGGCGACTTCGTCTGGCAGGCGACGTCCTCGTTTCTGCCGACATTCCTCGTCGCCCACCGCGGCCAGTCCGCGACGACGGCGAGCCTCGTCTTCGCGGGCTACTTCGTCGTCCAGGGGATCACGCAGGTCGGCGTGGGTGCGGTCTCCGACCGCTACGGTCGCGACGTGACGACGGCGGCCTGCATGGTCCTCTCGGTCGCCGGCTTCGCGCTGTTCGTCGCGGTCCCGGGGACCGTCGCCGTCGCGACCGGCGTCGTGCTCCTCGGGATCGGCCTCGGCTGGGGTGCGGCGCTGCTGCCCCGTTTCATGGACCACCTCTCAGCGGCCGAACGCGGCGCGGGGTTCGGTCTCGTGCGGACCGTCTACGGCGTCGTCGGCGCGCTGGGTTCGGTCGTCACCGGAACCCTGGCGGATCTGTTCGGCTGGGGCGTCTCCTTCGGATTCCTCGCGGCGTTACTGACCGTCGTCTTCGTCGCGCTGGCCGTCAACTGGGCCTTCTCGTTGGGTTACTGACCCGAACTCCGTGGCTCGGATGTCGTTGTTACGGCTGGAGCACGCGACCCTGCATTCTCGTCGAACTCACAACCGGCTTATGTGTTCTCAGGGAGTAGATCGCCCCATGGCAGCAGAGTCACGGCGGAAGGGTGCAGCACGATGTACGGACTGCGGACGAGCGCTGGCAGTCTGGCTCTCTCCCGGCGAGATTCGCCCGATCGGCAGCACCGACGGCTGTCCCTGTGGGGGAAACTCCTTTCGCACGTTTTCCTGACCGTCGTATAACCGCGTGGCGGTAGAAAGCCGCGTTCTTTCGTCCGTTCTGGCTGTGTGTCAACCGTGTCGAACGCCGAGGAAGCAGTTACGACCCTCGAGGAGCTCGGGCTGACGGAGTACGAGTCTCGGTGTCTCGTGGCCCTGGTCCGAATCTCGAAGGGGACCGCCAAGGAGATCAGTCAGGTCGCGGACATCCCTCGCTCACGGGTGTACGATACCATCGAGCGCCTCGACCGGAAGGCCCTGGTCAGCGTCCAGCAGACCGAACCGCGCCAGTACAAAGCCGTCCCAGTCGATACGGCCTGTCGACGGCTTCGCGAGGATTTCGACTCGCGGATCAACGCCGCCGAGAACGCGCTCGGCCAACTCGAGGAACCCGATTCGCGGGACGATGAGGGAATGTGGGAAATCACGCAGAAGGAACACGTCACCGAGCGCGTCGTCCTCTTCCTCGAGGACGCCGAGGACACCGTCCACTACCTCGTTCCGGCGACCGAAGTCGTCGATCGGGAGATCCTGTTGGCCCTCGGGTCGACCGCCGATCGCGGCGTCGACGTCTACGTCGAAGTCCCGACCGAGGACGATCGTGAGACGTTCTCGGAGGCGGCTCCCAGCGCGGAGATCGTCGTTGCACCCGACCTCCAGACGACCAACAACGTCCAGGACGAGTGGCCGGCGCAGTTGCTCATGGTCGATCAGGAAGCGATCGTCGCGGCCGGAATCAAGGAGAGCAATCTCCCCGACGTGGTCGACGAGATGGCGGTCTGGACCTACGGCCGCGATCACGGCTTCGCCGTCTGGACGCGCGAACTCCTCGACGATCGGCTCGAGGGCCGCGAGGAGGACCGGTCGACGAGTGAGT containing:
- a CDS encoding helix-turn-helix domain-containing protein gives rise to the protein MSNAEEAVTTLEELGLTEYESRCLVALVRISKGTAKEISQVADIPRSRVYDTIERLDRKALVSVQQTEPRQYKAVPVDTACRRLREDFDSRINAAENALGQLEEPDSRDDEGMWEITQKEHVTERVVLFLEDAEDTVHYLVPATEVVDREILLALGSTADRGVDVYVEVPTEDDRETFSEAAPSAEIVVAPDLQTTNNVQDEWPAQLLMVDQEAIVAAGIKESNLPDVVDEMAVWTYGRDHGFAVWTRELLDDRLEGREEDRSTSE